A DNA window from Ovis aries strain OAR_USU_Benz2616 breed Rambouillet chromosome 7, ARS-UI_Ramb_v3.0, whole genome shotgun sequence contains the following coding sequences:
- the LOC101118279 gene encoding olfactory receptor 11H4: MNRSAAHIVTEFVLLGFPGCWEIQIFLFSLFLVVYALTLMGNGAIICAVKWDPRLYTPMYFLLGNFAFLEIWYVSSTVPNMLANILSKTKAISFSGCFLQFYFFFSLGTAECLFLAVMAYDRYQAICHPLHYPIIMTRRLCGTLVSLCWLTGFLGYPIPIFFISQLPFCGPNTIDHFLCDMDPLMALSCAPAPITEFIFYTQSSLVLFFTITYILRSYTLLLRAVFQIPSTAGRRKAFSTCGSHLTVVSLFYGTVMVMYVSPTYGISALMQKILTLVYSIMTPFLNPLIYSLRNKDMKLALRNVLFGRRISQNS; the protein is encoded by the coding sequence ATGAACAGGTCAGCAGCACACATTGTGACTGAGTTTGTTCTCCTGGGATTCCCTGGTTGCTGGGAGATacagatttttctcttctcactATTTTTGGTGGTTTATGCCTTGACTTTGATGGGGAATGGAGCCATTATCTGTGCAGTGAAATGGGACCCACGACTGTACACCCCCATGTACTTTCTGTTGGGAAACTTTGCCTTCCTTGAAATCTGGTATGTTTCCTCCACTGTTCCTAACATGCTAGCCAACATTCTCTCCAAAACGAAGGCCATCTCATTTTCTGGCtgcttcctccagttctatttcttcttttccctggGCACAGCTGAATGTCTCTTCCTAGCAGTAATGGCTTATGATCGGTACCAGGCCATCTGTCACCCACTGCACTACCCCATCATCATGACTCGGAGGCTCTGTGGAACACTGGTATCTCTCTGCTGGCTCACTGGATTCCTTGGCTACCCAATCCCCATTTTTTTCATCTCCCAACTTCCCTTCTGTGGACCCAATACCATCGATCACTTCCTGTGTGATATGGATCCACTGATGGCTCTGTCCTGTGCTCCAGCCCCcattactgaatttattttttatactcaGAGTTCCCTTGTCCTCTTTTTCACTATTACGTATATTCTTCGATCCTACACCCTGCTGCTCAGAGCTGTTTTTCAGATCCCTTCTACAGCTGGCCGGAGAAAGGCCTTTTCAACCTGTGGTTCTCATTTAACTGTGGTGTCTCTTTTCTATGGGACAGTCATGGTAATGTATGTGAGTCCTACATATGGCATCTCAGCTTTGATGCAGAAAATCCTCACATTGGTATATTCAATAATGACTCCTTTCCTTAATCCCCTGATCTATAGTCTTCGCAATAAGGACATGAAACTTGCCCTGAGAAATGTCTTGTTTGGAAGGAGAATTAGTCAAAATTCATGA